One genomic window of Anticarsia gemmatalis isolate Benzon Research Colony breed Stoneville strain chromosome 23, ilAntGemm2 primary, whole genome shotgun sequence includes the following:
- the LOC142983227 gene encoding uncharacterized protein LOC142983227: MIKILNSICILNLKLNGLNCFEKRWYGRAAFFCSTCGGTAVPPDHKSIKMVKKNYNIPNTNIEIIGAEILNVPGLKNMIYVYCPPLVNTNQADWDQIFSFSHTETMLAGDFNAHHTLWSCKTDGRGEMVYKAMFESDYICLNNGSATRIRMVNGDLQQSSPDVTFVTSEMAIKSTWYPTSESLGSDHIIIKITYGYCRLNLFLKKRNYKKAQWKEFQEKCDEAFTNLPMLHDVQNDYNIFMNKLESVAEDTIPWIKICQNPDNKFNPKPYWNEKISKAVAERRMALAKLRRNPTPDNYKIYKEKVACAQKLIITSRYKSWSEFCTSIDHETSASEMWRRMKWIKGLRNSHTIDQRFPNYFHLTPTFKISYFVAPPFIFHLLNLNNVSKVLSLRLSYWLNHRMKRKNEARTGRIKTNMYKLVYHSLNRTELRSQRGETVSLLLFKWNIIFVSSSFNFIFTRLGRYLH; encoded by the exons tt aatggcctgaattgcttcgagaaaagatggtacggccgtgccgcttttttttgctcgacttgcgggggcactgccgtgcccccagatcataAATCTATTAAGATGGTTAAGAAAAACTATAACATCCCGAATACAAACATAGAAATTATAGGTGCcgaaattttaaatgtacctggattaaaaaatatgatttatgtatattgCCCACCCTTAGTAAATACGAATCAAGCAGATTGGGACcaaatttttagtttttctcaCACTGAAACTATGTTAGCCGGAGACTTTAATGCTCATCACACTTTATGGTCATGCAAAACAGATGGAAGAGGGGAAATGGTTTACAAGGCTATGTTTGAAAgtgattatatttgtttaaacaatggTAGTGCCACAAGAATTAGAATGGTGAATGGTGATCTACAACAGTCCTCTCCTGATGTGACATTTGTGACTTCAGAAATGGCCATTAAATCCACATGGTACCCCACAAGTGAATCATTAGGCAGCGaccacattattattaaaattacttatggATACTGTAGactaaatttatttctaaaaaaaaggaattataAAAAAGCACAATGGAAGGAATTTCAGGAAAAATGTGATGAGGCCTTTACAAATTTGCCAATGCTACATGATGTTCAAAAtgattacaatatatttatgaacaagTTAGAATCGGTGGCGGAGGATACCATCCCCTGGatcaaaatttgtcaaaatccagataataaatttaatcctaAACCTTACTGGAATGAAAAAATTTCCAAGGCAGTAGCAGAACGTAGAATGGCACTCGCAAAACTTCGGCGCAACCCCACTCCagataattacaaaatttacaagGAAAAGGTAGCTTGTgctcaaaaattaattattacatcaCGATATAAGAGCTGGTCAGAGTTTTGTACGAGCATCGACCACGAAACCTCTGCCTCAGAAATGTGGAGAAGAATGAAGTGGATAAAAGGTTTAAGAAATAGTCATACTATAGACCAGAGGTTCCCAAACTATTTTCATCTAACGCCCACTTTCAAAATCAGTTATTTTGTAGCGCCCCCATTTATTTTTCACCTTTTAAACCTCAATAACGTAAGTAAAGTTCTGAGCTTGCGGTTAAGTTACTGGCTTAATCAcagaatgaaaagaaaaaacgaaGCACGCACTGGCAGAATTAAGACAAACATGTACAAACTTGTTTATCACTCACTCAATCGTACTGAACTGCGTTCGCAGAGAGGTGAAACGGTCTCACTGTTGTTGTTTAAatggaatataatatttgtatcatctagtttcaattttatttttactagattaggtaggtacctacattaa
- the LOC142982966 gene encoding ELAV-like protein 4 codes for MSKGDGEQQNGSGEESKTNLIINYLPQSMTQEEIRSLFSSIGEVESCKLIRNKGAAFPDALNHALHGGGQSLGYAFVNYHRPEDAEKAIATLNGLRLQNKTIKVSYARPSSEAIKGANLYVSGLPKTMTQTELERLFSPYGRIITSRILCENSGGRPFTGGEQGLSKGVGFIRFDQRVEAERAIQELNGTVPKGATEPITVKFANNPSNNGKALAPLAAYLPAALRFPAPLGRFSSGKSLLAINKGLQRYSPLAGELLGGVLPGAVGSEWCIFVYNLAPETEENVLWQLFGPFGAVQSVKVIRDLQTNKCKGYGFITMTNYDEAVVAIQSLNGYTLGNRVLQVSFKTNKIKTI; via the coding sequence ATGTCCAAAGGCGACGGTGAACAGCAAAACGGCTCGGGCGAGGAGTCCAAGACGAACCTCATCATTAATTACCTGCCGCAGAGCATGACGCAGGAGGAGATCCGGAGCCTGTTCTCGAGCATCGGCGAGGTGGAGTCGTGCAAGCTGATCCGCAACAAGGGCGCCGCGTTCCCCGACGCGCTCAACCACGCGCTGCACGGCGGCGGCCAGAGCCTCGGCTACGCCTTCGTCAACTACCACCGGCCCGAGGACGCGGAGAAGGCCATCGCCACGCTCAACGGCCTGCGCCTGCAGAACAAGACCATCAAAGTGTCGTACGCGCGCCCCAGCAGCGAGGCCATCAAGGGCGCCAACCTGTACGTGTCCGGCCTGCCCAAGACGATGACGCAGACGGAGCTGGAGCGCCTCTTCAGCCCCTACGGACGGATTATTACTTCGCGGATTCTGTGCGAGAACAGTGGTGGCCGGCCATTCACCGGCGGCGAGCAGGGCCTGTCTAAGGGCGTGGGATTCATCCGCTTCGACCAGCGCGTGGAGGCGGAGCGCGCCATCCAGGAGCTGAACGGGACGGTGCCCAAAGGTGCGACGGAGCCCATCACAGTGAAGTTCGCGAACAACCCCAGCAACAACGGCAAGGCGCTGGCCCCGCTGGCCGCGTACCTGCCGGCCGCGCTGCGCTTCCCCGCGCCGCTCGGCCGCTTCAGCTCAGGCAAGTCCCTCCTCGCTATCAACAAGGGCCTGCAGCGCTACAGCCCGCTGGCGGGCGAGCTGCTGGGCGGCGTGCTGCCGGGCGCCGTGGGCTCCGAGTGGTGCATCTTCGTGTACAACCTGGCGCCCGAGACGGAGGAGAACGTGCTGTGGCAGCTGTTCGGCCCCTTCGGCGCCGTGCAGAGCGTGAAGGTGATCCGCGACCTGCAGACCAACAAGTGCAAGGGCTACGGGTTCATCACCATGACCAACTACGACGAGGCCGTCGTCGCCATCCAGTCGCTCAACGGCTACACTCTCGGTAACAGAGTGCTACAGGTCAGCTTCAAGACTAATAAAATCAAGACCATCTAA